The following coding sequences lie in one Lepeophtheirus salmonis chromosome 11, UVic_Lsal_1.4, whole genome shotgun sequence genomic window:
- the Mthfs gene encoding 5-formyltetrahydrofolate cyclo-ligase, whose protein sequence is MSLKKVGLTSLIVRMASSTHNPVVSQKKKMRQMAKSAIKSLGYEEKKRQTKEVTRQLLQNPLYLSAERISVYLHMKDWEIGTVEILENSFRSSKKCYVPQYFMHPEPIMNMVELYDMKDFENLPITKWHIKQPPAENRDREVTKNLDLVLVPGLAFTKDGKRLGRGMGFYDKYLSGLKNKPITIALAFDVQIHDDLPTEIDCDFNMDQVLYCGA, encoded by the exons atGAGTCTTAAGAAGGTGGGTTTGACTTCTCTTATCGTGAGAATGGCCTCCAGCACACATAATCCAGTTGTgtcccaaaaaaagaaaatgcgACAAATGGCAAAATCCGCTATTAAATCATTAGGCTACGAAGAAAAGAAACGACAAACCAAAGAGGTCACTCGGCAACTCTTGCAAAATCCTTTGTATCTATCCGCAGAAAGAATTTCAGTGTATTTACATATGAAGGATTGGGAAATAGGAACGGTTGAGATCCTAGAGAACTCCTTTCg gtCCTCTAAAAAATGCTATGTACCTCAATACTTTATGCATCCGGAGCCCATAATGAACATGGTTGAACTATATGATATGAAAGACTTTGAGAATCTTCCTATTACGAAATGGCATATTAAGCAACCTCCTGCAGAGAACAGGGACCGGGAAGTAACCAAGAATTTAGACTTGGTATTAGTTCCTGGTTTGGCTTTTACAAAAGATGGGAAACGACTTGGTCGAGGTATGGGATTCTATGATAAGTACTTGAGTgggctaaaaaataaacccataaCTATTGCTTTGGCGTTTGATGTACAGATCCATGACGATCTGCCTACGGAGATTGATTGTGATTTCAATATGGACCAAGTACTGTACTGTGGAGCGTAG
- the mbc gene encoding dedicator of cytokinesis protein 1 codes for MRMPWTRENGIGVALWSYIPKEGENKLVLRIGDVVEVLGRQEKWLVGRLCSNRGFIGAFPASFVALDPPALREADSVVCEAAWVLREWISLYRKDYVTRSKTNPIYDMMRLIVSLRSTLLSGKLPAEEAKEIRRNLTEKIDFMNSQRGLDLTIRHCDGKRIEEKSLSAVALFRQHHQTQRWVRSFAAVKGDDKDLSGPHPVLPETFQILLSIRSFSSGLKVDEADLITSIYEVYEGKSPKPLSESFLYSWHQRTSKTQRNKVLFADISKSDIANKRLYLITNVVTEGNYGNDNAKEGSRADLSRIKKEICFRKALGVAAIDITEQFTFRQGGTGKRHEGGREAELSIPFISSGSESESLENTFKRLINTDRKSQESNLRRLGVKLNIVFGGDLHNSNSHHLDLTGSVTSLKIGLPDVILPSDVRNDLYITLSYGEFSRLDKRQDRNVEVMVELCDNSMGDDVEGGISPGVLGTSSLCPPRRCYSSVVYRHEAKPRWNEIIKISVPVDKFANSHLRFLFRHRSRSETKEKSVPWAFAFLKLVNDVDGTALKNGRHELLVYKIDKKFEGHNTAYLSELPHLKCNHYRFKLKNSNNLGVLSKDIFVIKSVLCSTKLTQNDGLLSLLKWRSEPKKLYENLQIFKKKVNDNGHEVVKFLPDVLDALFSILMENRDSESNDQKVFKILIFVIQIVTDTKYQLFIPVLEVYIQENFSATLAYSKLLTVLKDCVEMGSVNARDLTEAMKSLKYLFKFIVRSRTLFSDLNGGRGKEAFEDYLKQVLTVIVELMFSTSDELTNAQEDCLRHMIQSIPDLVTVLDRRELAAILVKMIRAVQFPEQNMKAINDLIHSDLFMDMECRSSILAAVVEKIKEVFDDDEEKGSGKAPLSFTPLMSLCIKTLGDVLNLLCDTEKYTTTYEDIDIIMKELLRPVIRAVARRRREGEEGLIDDNTAPCVAVLLSMFEQLTPTHYSKYVEGFNPNNFGGRTDLSDFVSEALNVFKNLIIGNGFKKHWISMNLLMNYIILKALRNLSHTIYDYFHQNFDHNVWSHFFEASMALVVHPSLQLEIFSEEKRSRILSSYGDIRKDMAKEVKSMWFNLGNHKIQFIPHMVGPFLKMSLIPESELRKSVIPIFFDMMQCEFYSVVRGREHKGNFFDFEREMIEKLDVIIEHSGDEYFKILFRDLMTQLFDSHSVMKDPGLKFVRLVTKQLELLLEYRSVVTPDDDHEKSNRMSCIVNLLDFYKSVKRDEMYVRYLKKIIVLHEKCENYSEAAFTLLQYTKLLSWTDKPLSPVLLYKERHPEISTNWTLKELLHKDIISNFEKSHMWEWAIKICEVLELQYKEETFDYPKLAELHDTMAGFYNNIMTDLRPEPEYFRVAFYGRGFAAFLQNKTFVYRGRGYEKLSEFQNRIMDQFPDAELMKTLETPSDEESQKPIQLVQINKVEPVMEEKRKFQGKKIRQQILDYYRVNEVNKFMYSRPYMKDKQKDNEFASLWVDRTVMYTKEMFPGVLQWFQVLIPTETFTLCPLDNAIENMYKTNEDLRRLILGDPPFNLLSMKVKGVIDAAVNGGISKYEKAFFSESYIQEHPDHEDKIRLLKNLIAEQIPDLDILLQLHDHKKRPELNEFHESLVKMFETIRNEVEERYGKRRSEFSLIVSSNCVVRHNGNTQEGTRESTRYSMASQSSFDAGTKSRSSVFSVINGLSRKKSIVSHHNHRNDSITAVDATSPSVVVTQQTHTRIVSGTQYLIHQHALTTPNHSRSPSISSNRDSFNDVFEDDVGSLSGGSNRHSNGCGHDSSGDAMSVSSFDETRPLFLKKKAPAPPPPSFTPPTPPSKKPPKPACTE; via the exons ATGAGAATGCCTTGGACACGCGAAAATGGAATCGGAGTGGCTCTGTGGAGTTACATCCCGAAGGAAGGGGAGAATAAGTTGGTTCTACGGATCGGAGATGTGGTGGAAGTGTTGGGACGGCAGGAGAAATGGTTAGTTGGACGATTATGCTCGAATCGGGGTTTTATTGGGGCCTTCCCCGCCTCATTTGTGGCCTTGGACCCTCCAGCTCTACGAGAGGCTGATTCTGTAGTGTGTGAAGCGGCATGGGTTCTACGGGAGTGGATCTCCCTGTATCGAAAGGACTACGTGACTCGAAG CAAAACGAATCCCATCTACGACATGATGCGCCTCATTGTGAGCCTTCGAAGCACACTCCTCTCCGGAAAACTCCCTGCTGAAGAAGCCAAAGAAATACGACGTAATTTAACGGAGAAAATCGATTTTATGAACAGCCAAAGAGGATTGGATCTAACCATTCGACATTGCGATGGGAAACGGATTGAAGAAAAGAGTTTATCCGCTGTGGCTCTCTTTCGACAGCATCATCAAACTCAGCGATGGGTGAGGAGCTTCGCAGCCGTCAAAGGAGATGACAAAGATCTCTCTGGTCCTCATCCCGTACTTCCGGAGACCTTTCAAATCCTCCTTAGTATAAGGAGTTTTAGTAGTGGACTTAAAGTGGATGAAGCGGATTTAATCACATCCATCTATGAAGTATACGAAGGAAAGAGTCCTAAGCCACTCTCGGAAAGTTTTTTGTACTCCTGGCATCAACGTACCTCCAAGACTCAAAGGAATAAAGTTCTATTTGCGGATATAAGTAAAAGTGATATTGCCAATAAAAGATTATATCTTATCACCAATGTGGTGACGGAAGGGAACTACGGAAATGATAACGCCAAAGAAGGATCTCGAGCGGATTTATctcgaattaaaaaagaaatttgctTTCGTAAAGCTCTAGGGGTTGCAGCCATTGATATCACTGAGCAGTTTACTTTTCGTCAAGGAGGGACTGGGAAACGTCATGAGGGAGGTCGAGAGGCAGAGTTATCCATTCCATTTATATCCAGTGGTTCAGAGTCTGAGTCATTGGAGAATACCTTCAAAAGACTCATCAATACGGATAGGAAATCTCAAGAATCCAATCTTAGGCGCTTAGGAGTCAAACTTAATATTGTGTTTGGAGGAGACTTGCACAATTCCAATTCTCATCACTTGGATCTTACGGGATCTGTCACCTCCCTTAAAATAGGTCTTCCGGATGTCATTCTCCCTTCAGACGTTCGAAATGATCTCTATATAACATTATCATACGGAGAATTTTCACGGTTGGATAAACGACAGGATAGAAATGTTGAAGTCATGGTTGAGCTATGTGATAATTCCATGGGAGATGATGTTGAGGGAGGGATTTCACCGGGTGTGTTGGGAACATCCAGCCTTTGTCCACCTCGAAGATGCTATAGTAGTGTCGTATATCGTCATGAGGCTAAGCCTCGATGGAATGAAATCATTAAGATCTCTGTGCCAGTTGATAAATTTGCAAACTCTCATTTGCGGTTTTTATTTAGACACCGTTCCCGTAGTGAGACTAAAGAAAAATCAGTTCCTTGGGCATTTGCTTTTTTGAAGCTCGTGAATGATGTTGATGGAACAGCCTTAAAAAATGGTCGACACGAGCTACTAGTCTATAAGATTGATAAGAAGTTCGAAGGGCATAATACAGCCTACTTGAGTGAATTGCCCCATTTAAAATGTAACCATTATCGCTTTAAACTAAAGAATAGCAATAATTTAGGTGTACTCTCCAAAgatatatttgtgataaaaagcGTCCTCTGTTCCACCAAATTGACTCAGAATGATGGATTACTCTCTTTGCTCAAGTGGAGAAGTGAACCCAAGAAACTATATGagaatttgcaaatatttaagaaaaaagtaaatgacAATGGCCACGAAGTCGTCAAATTTCTTCCAGATGTTTTAGATGCTCTATTTTCTATTCTGATGGAGAATCGAGACTCAGAGTCTAATGAtcaaaaggtttttaaaatCCTAATCTTCGTTATTCAAATCGTAACAGATACAAAATATCAGCTCTTTATACCCGTACTTGAAGTATATATCCAAGAAAATTTCTCGGCTACATTAGCATACTCAAAATTACTCACCGTGCTTAAAGATTGTGTAGAAATGGGTTCTGTGAATGCTAGGGACCTTACAGAGGCCATGAAATCtctcaaatatttgtttaaattcataGTTCGTTCTAGAACTCTTTTTTCGGATCTGAATGGAGGGCGTGGAAAGGAGGCTTTTGAGGATTACTTAAAACAGGTTCTCACTGTTATTGTAGAACTCATGTTCTCCACAAGTGATGAGTTGACAAATGCACAAGAGGACTGTCTCCGCCACATGATACAGTCCATTCCAGACTTAGTAACAGTGTTGGATCGTCGTGAGCTTGCAGCAATTCTTGTCAAGATGATACGTGCAGTCCAATTTCCTGAGCAAAACATGAAAGCCATCAATGATCTTATACATTCGGATTTGTTTATGGACATGGAATGTCGTAGTAGTATACTTGCTGCAGTGGTTGAGAAAATCAAGGAGGTCTTTGATGATGACGAGGAGAAGGGATCCGGTAAAGCTCCTCTTTCCTTCACTCCTCTAATGTCATTATGTATAAAGACATTGGGTGACGTCTTGAATCTTTTATGTGATACAGAGAAATACACCACCACATATGAAGACATCGATATCATTATGAAAGAGCTCCTACGTCCCGTAATTCGTGCAGTGGCTCGTCGGAGAAGAGAGGGGGAAGAAGGGTTGATCGATGACAACACTGCTCCATGTGTGGCCGTTCTATTGTCCATGTTCGAACAATTAACTCCAACTCACTATTCAAAGTACGTCGAGGGCTTTAATCCGAATAATTTTGGGGGGAGAACGGATTTATCTGATTTTGTATCTGAGGCTCTTAATGTGTTCAAAAATCTTATCATTGGAAATGGCTTTAAGAAGCATTGGATCTCAATGAACCTTCTCatgaattacattattttgaaggCTCTAAGAAACTTGTCTCATACCATCTACGATTACTTCCATCAAAATTTTGATCATAACGTGTGGAGTCATTTCTTTGAGGCCTCCATGGCTCTTGTGGTTCACCCATCTCTtcaacttgaaattttttccgagGAAAAGAGATCTCGGATCCTAAGTTCTTACGGAGACATCCGAAAGGATATGGCTAAAGAAGTCAAGAGCATGTGGTTTAATCTTGGGAatcacaaaattcaatttattcccCATATGGTGGGACCTTTTCTTAAAATGTCACTCATCCCTGAGTCAGAACTTCGTAAGTCTGTCATACCCATCTTTTTTGACATGATGCAGTGCGAGTTCTATTCTGTGGTTCGGGGTAGAGAGCACaagggaaatttttttgattttgaaagagaaatgattgaaaaattgGATGTAATTATAGAGCATAGTGGTGATGAgtattttaaaatcctttttagaGATCTTATGACACAGTTGTTTGATAGTCATTCTGTTATGAAGGACCCTGGTCTTAAATTTGTACGCTTAGTCACTAAGCAATTAGAACTTTTGTTGGAGTATCGCTCTGTTGTGACTCCTGATGATGACCATGAGAAGAGTAATCGTATGTCCTGTATTGTCAATCTACTAGACTTTTACAAGAGCGTAAAGAGAGATGAAATGTATGTTCGATATCTCAAAAAAATCATCGTTCTTCATGAGAAATGTGAAAACTACTCCGAAGCGGCCTTTACTCTCCTTCAGTATACTAAATTACTCTCATGGACAGACAAGCCTCTGAGTCCTGTGTTGTTATATAAGGAACGACACCCTGAAATATCTACCAACTGGACTCTAAAAGAACTACTCCACAAAGACATTATTTCTAACTTTGAAAAGTCACACATGTGGGAATGGGCCATAAAAATTTGCGAAGTCCTAGAACTCCAATATAAAGAAGAAACATTTGACTATCCCAAACTTGCTGAACTCCATGACACAATGGCTGGattttacaataatatcatGACAGATCTAAGGCCAGAGCCTGAATATTTTCGAGTTGCTTTCTATGGAAGAGGATTTGCGGCTTTTCTTCAAAACAAGACCTTTGTATATAGGGGTCGTGGTTATGAAAAGTTGTCAGAGTTTCAAAATCGGATAATGGATCAGTTCCCAGATGCTGAGCTCATGAAAACACTAGAGACTCCTAGTGATGAGGAGTCTCAGAAACCCATTCAATTGGTTCAAATCAATAAAGTGGAACCTGTCATGGAGGAAAAGCGAAAGTTCCAGGGGAAAAAGATTCGTCAACAAATTTTGGACTACTATCGAGTTAATGAAGTGAATAAGTTCATGTACTCCCGTCCGTACATGAAAGACAAGCAAAAGGATAATGAGTTTGCATCCCTCTGGGTAGATAGAACAGTTATGTATACCAAAGAAATGTTCCCTGGTGTCCTTCAATGGTTCCAGGTCCTTATACCCACTGAAACATTCACTCTCTGTCCCTTGGATAATgcaattgaaaatatgtacaaaactAACGAAGATCTTCGTCGTCTCATTTTAGGAGACCCTCCCTTCAATCTTTTGAGTATGAAAGTTAAAGGTGTCATTGATGCTGCTGTAAATGGAgggatatcaaaatatgaaaaggcATTTTTTTCCGAATCTTATATACAGGAACACCCGGATCATGAAGATAAGATCCgtcttctcaaaaatttaatagctGAGCAAATCCCAGATCTGGACATTTTACTTCAGCTCCATGATCACAAAAAGCGCCCTGAGTTAAATGAATTTCATGAGTCATTAGTGAAAATGTTTGAAACCATACGAAATGAAGTAGAGGAGCGCTATGGAAAACGAAGATCCGAGTTCAGTTTGATTGTATCTTCAAACTGTGTCGTTCGACACAATGGAAATACTCAGGAAGGGACAAGAGAGTCAACTCGCTATTCCATGGCAAGTCAATCTAGTTTTGATGCAGGGACCAAGTCCCGATCTAGCGTTTTTTCTGTAATCAACGGTCTCTCCCGTAAGAAATCCATCGTGTCCCATCATAATCATAGAAATGATTCTATCACAGCCGTGGATGCCACCTCACCCTCCGTAGTTGTCACACAGCAAACACACACTCGTATCGTCTCAGGAACGCAGTATCTAATACATCAACATGCTCTCACAACTCCTAATCATTCTCGCTCTCCATCGATATCCTCAAATCGGGATTCATTTAATGATGTTTTTGAGGACGATGTTGGATCTCTTTCTGGAGGCTCAAATAGACATAGCAATGGTTGTGGACATGATAGTTCCGGAGATGCTATGTCTGTCTCGAGCTTTGATGAGACCCGGCCTCTTTTCCTCAAGAAAAAAGCTCCGGCTCCTCCACCACCCTCTTTCACTCCCCCTACTCCTCCTTCCAAGAAGCCTCCTAAGCCAGCTTGTACAGAGTAA
- the drosha gene encoding ribonuclease 3, whose protein sequence is MDHRIKQKDRLHEELWGNRPGELNDGPACRCSIKSRSVGIRHQFYKGEDELPKVELDSHSNNVDKLYHYRLSVSPSSNFMFKEPTSIRHDEHDYVFDGFSLLTTSPLPNNLPICKVVRFNIEYSVVYFEEKVPENFSIEELKLFESYLFYEILDLVDWRMNERFYFMPRFVRRLQDNGKEILSMNAVLEYCLKSNVPLVDEIDLGTYCKLSKMEWQNTVADQVRGMIVMKPGAKPPAVRVDQLDREGDDDRDENEQVEALKGGDVISYPVIVHFGVRPAQLCFSGNLEYQKTWKDYKKFRHLLANMPKPSLNDKATLEEMEDKLMEIRANSKTRRDVTVTVNSQGFFRTGFRCDIVQHALLLPVLVNHFRMHSSLDYFEKRIKYKFKNRYLLQLAVTHPSYKENYGTTSDHARNTITNCGIRSPEFGDRRVHYATTRKRGINTLIHIMSRFGKSKETESRVRHNERLEFLGDAVVEFITSVHLFHMFPDLEEGGLATYRAALVQNQHFAILAQKLELERYMLYAHGADLCHDSELRHAMSNCFEAVMGSIFLDGGIDVADRVFADALFGGENFLLETWIKIPPHPLQIQEPEGDRSWIEKYPLLQKLTRFEDMTGIIFTHIRLLARAFTDRSIGFSNLTLGSNQRLEFLGDTVLQLITSDYLYKYFPEHHEGHLSLLRSSIVNNRTQSVVCDDLGIPRFARFSNPKADLKTKDKADLLEALIGAIYVDKDLNYCRVFAEVCFFPRLQQFILNQEWNDPKSKLQQCCLTLRSMSGKDPDIPIYKVIESKGPTNTRVYIVAVYFRGERLAKSSGPSIQQAEMNAAKDALENCKHLFPHLKYQKRVVERSFSKQSLQEKKKVWEEEVRNKRRELKLDEPYKETINHEPSSGHLDKKNGPITPSKNPSLPRSQDPNNMSGNSSSNSIRRSENHKSSSSMVTNGSSDKRGDDHPPSTLVSKRSSSLHNNGATSHRVMSKSGGSYSSSNKVPESSDHKGPSRASSSSTTPHKSPTTPEGMEEGEIQSSDEEYSHISCHERALKS, encoded by the exons ATGGATCATCGAATCAAACAAAAAGACCGACTTCATGAAGAACTCTGGGGCAATCGACCTGGTGAACTTAATGATGGGCCAGCCTGTCGCTGCTCGATAAAGTCACGCTCTGTCGGAATACGACATCAATTTTACAAGGGAGAGGATGAACTTCCCAAAGTAGAATTAGACAGTCATTCCAACAATGTGGATAAGCTCTATCACTATCGCCTTTCGGTTTCTCCATCTTCAAATTTTATGTTCAAGGAGCCGACATCCATTCGTCACGATGAACATGACTACGTCTTCGATGGCTTCTCTCTTCTGACCACATCTCCCCTTCCAAATAATCTTCCTATATGTAAAGTTGTTCgttttaatattgaatactCAGTTGTTTACTTTGAGGAAAAAGTTCCTGAAAATTTTTCCATCGAGGAGTTGAAGCTTTTCGAGtcttatcttttttatgaaatcctAGATCTAGTGGATTGGAGAATGAATGAGCGCTTTTACTTCATGCCCAGGTTTGTGCGTCGCCTTCAGGATAATGGAAAGGAAATACTCTCCATGAATGCTGTCCTCGAATACTGTCTTAAATCTAATGTGCCTCTAGTTGATGAAATAGACTTGGGAACCTATTGCAAATTAAGTAAAATGGAATGGCAAAATACAGTTGCAGATCAAGTTAGGGGTATGATTGTGATGAAACCTGGTGCAAAGCCTCCTGCTGTACGCGTCGACCAATTAGATAGGGAGGGAGATGATGACAGGGATGAAAATGAGCAAGTAGAAGCACTCAAGGGTGGAGATGTTATTTCTTATCCCGTCATTGTGCACTTTGGTGTGAGACCCGCGCAGCTCTGCTTCTCAGGAAATTTGGAGTACCAAAAAACTTGGAAGGACTACAAAAAGTTTAGGCATCTTCTTGCCAATATGCCCAAGCCCTCTCTCAACGACAAGGCCACTCTTGAAGAAATGGAAGATAAACTCATGGAAATACGAGCCAACTCAAAAACGCGGCGAGACGTCACTGTCACAGTCAATTCTCAAGGATTTTTTCGTACTGGGTTTCGTTGCGACATTGTTCAGCATGCTTTACTTTTACCTGTTCTCGTAAATCATTTTAGAATGCACTCCTCATTGGATTATTTTGAGAAACggatcaaatataaatttaaaaatcgatATCTCCTTCAACTTGCCGTGACTCATCCTTCTTACAAGGAAAATTATGGAACAACCTCCGATCATGCACGAAATACCATTACAAATTGTGGTATACGTTCCCCTGAATTTGGGGATAGACGGGTTCACTATGCGACCACACGTAAAAGAGGCATCAACACTCTCATTCACATTATGTCAAGATTTGGTAAATCTAAAGAAACAGAATCAAGGGTTCGTCATAATGAGAGACTCGAGTTTCTTGGGGATGCTGTTGTTGAATTTATTACTTCAGTgcatttatttcatatgtttCCTGACCTGGAGGAAGGTGGACTCGCTACATATCGAGCTGCTCTTGTTCAAAATCAACACTTTGCGATTTTAGCTCAA AAATTGGAGTTGGAGAGATACATGCTCTATGCACACGGAGCGGATCTTTGCCATGATTCTGAGCTTCGTCATGCTATGTCAAATTGTTTTGAGGCTGTCATGGGTTCAATATTTTTAGACGGTGGAATAGATGTTGCTGACCGAGTATTTGCAGATGCACTTTTTGGTGGAGAGAATTTCCTTCTTGAAACATGGATAAAGATTCCTCCACATCCACTTCAGATTCAAGAGCCGGAGGGTGATAGATCTTGGattgaaaaatatcctttgCTTCAG AAACTGACAAGATTTGAAGATATGACCGgaattatttttactcatatCCGTCTCTTAGCACGAGCTTTCACAGACCGTTCCATTGGATTTAGTAATCTTACATTAGGGTCTAATCAAAGATTAGAATTTTTAGGAGATACAGTTCTTCAGCTCATAACGTCTGATTATCTTTATAAGTACTTCCCAGAACATCATGAGGGTCATCTCTCCCTCCTGAGATCCTCCATTGTGAATAATCGAACTCAATCTGTCGTGTGTGATGATTTAGGAATACCTCGCTTTGCCAGATTTAGCAATCCCAAGGCGGATCTCAAGACCAAAGATAAGGCGGATTTACTCGAAGCACTCATAGGAGCTATTTACGTTGACAAGGATCTAAATTACTGCCGAGTGTTTGCGGAGGTCTGTTTCTTTCCTAGACTTCAACAATTCATTCTGAATCAAGAATGGAATGATCCCAAGTCCAAACTCCAGCAATGTTGTCTAACTCTTAGATCTATGTCAGGAAAAGATCCTGATATTCCTATTTATAAAGTCATTGAGTCCAAGGGTCCAACTAATACACGAGTGTATATTGTGGCTGTTTATTTTAGAGGTGAGAGACTGGCCAAGTCTTCAGGACCAAGTATTCAACAAGCAGAAATGAATGCTGCCAAGGATGCCCTTGAGAACTGTAAGCATTTATTCCCTCATCTCAAATACCAAAAACGAGTCGTCGAGCGGAGTTTTAGCAAGCAGAGTctccaagagaaaaaaaaggtttgggAAGAGGAGGTTCGAAACAAGAGGCGAGAACTTAAGTTGGATGAGCCCTATAAGGAAACTATTAATCATGAGCCCTCTTCAGGtcatttggataaaaaaaatggaccCATCACTCCTTCCAAAAATCCTAGCCTTCCTCGTAGTCAGGATCCAAACAACATGAGTGGAAACTCCTCGTCAAACAGTATTAGAAGATCTGAGAATCACAAAAGCTCCTCCTCAATGGTTACTAATGGTAGCTCTGATAAGAGAGGCGATGACCACCCCCCATCCACTCTAGTCTCCAAAAGAAGCTCCTCACTTCACAATAACGGCGCTACCAGTCACAGAGTCATGAGCAAAAGTGGCGGGAGTTATTCTTCCTCAAACAAAGTTCCAGAATCATCTGATCACAAGGGTCCTTCGCGTGCATCTTCCTCATCTACTACTCCCCATAAATCCCCTACTACTCCCGAGGGAATGGAAGAGGGGGAAATCCAATCAAGTGACGAGGAGTATTCACACATATCTTGTCATGAACGCGcattaaaatcttaa
- the LOC121126161 gene encoding uncharacterized protein: MVNTCCFPGCVNSRRDRISQSHMSLHAFPTDKEKCDAWMRAIPKKNFKPNRSSRLCGLHFRTKDYIQADWDRDLLKKRKDADVSCKLFLKPEAVPFMETSEPGKLADCGTQTSPPEIKHDLTVIKDFDDLLTKSNFIQLPEGFHKFTKSETLHIALFEENVPKIKNTLIIKKDLSYELWDGTILLSNEKVSDIVKDISLVTCVLDIENILLYLSISSECDTEENMVEKCINILEAQDYTEESDARLILFIVEQLKLLYKGNSHRRYSKQLLETCIRWEKRNTAFYRMLIEDDYFILPRTSYLKRIGNVNSGTDETPDSPPSVEECKMEAKESPSE, from the exons ATGGTGAATACGTGTTGTTTCCCAGGATGCGTGAATTCCAGACGAGATCGGATATCTCAGTCTCACATGTCCCTTCACGCCTTTCCCACAGACAAAGAAAAGTGTGATGCATGGATGCGAGCCATTCCTAAAAAGAATTTTAAGCCTAATCGATCCAGTCGACTCTGTGGTCTTCATTTCAGAACAAAGGACTATATCCAAGCAGACTGGGATCGAGATTTACTCAAGAAACGAAAAGATGCGGATGTGTcctgtaaattgtttttaaagccTGAAGCCGTTCCTTTTATGGAGACGAGTGAGCCTGGGAAATTAGCGGACTGCGG GACTCAAACCTCTCCTCCAGAGATCAAGCACGATCTCACAGTCATTAAGGACTTTGATGATCTCCTCACTAAATCGAATTTTATACAACTCCCAGAAGGATTTCACAAGTTCACAAAGAGTGAGACACTTCACATTgcattatttgaagaaaacgttcctaaaatcaaaaatactctCATTATCAAAAAGGACTTGAGTTATGAACTCTGGGACGGGACCATCCTACTCTCAAACGAGAAGGTCTCTGACATTGTTAAGGATATTTCTCTCGTTACTTGTGTTCTAGACATTGAGAATATTCTTTTATATCTAAGCATTTCCTCAGAGTGTGACACGGAGGAGAACATGGTAGAGAAGTGTATCAATATCCTTGAGGCTCAGGATTATACAGAAGAGAGTGATGCTAgacttattttattcattgttgaACAGCTTAAGCTTCTCTATAAGGGTAATTCCCATCGACGCTACTCCAAGCAGCTTCTCGAGACCTGCATTCGATGGGAAAAGAGGAATACTGCTTTTTATCGAATGTTAATAGAAGATGACTATTTTATACTTCCTAGAACTTCTTACTTAAAAAGAATTGGAAATGTCAATAGTGGTACGGATGAAACACCCGACTCACCTCCCTCCGTGGAAGAATGTAAAATGGAAGCCAAAGAATCTCCCTCAGAGtga
- the Gorab gene encoding RAB6-interacting golgin yields the protein MSFSGFSDVEINQYESSFKKKKSLGPKISSTSHKSVKHVPLKAEIEDEEDEEHSIDKVILNIGTKKTEEPLIPVVEEIENKEVLIDSSDLLGVNDFENEELIHLPKPLSLADSQKIEDENKKLKAIILDAVKQRKEKSNLEAEKLKEIQVELAKLDEIVGSDVKIIRKDIEGVTQHLSEARKRFERVEKEYVKAKLDLHRHEERKNNLTDYLCFIITENETRKSERLRLLMKELNF from the exons ATGTCATTTTCGGGATTTTCAGACGTTGAAATCAATCAATACGAAAGTT cctttaagaaaaaaaagtccctTGGACCAAAGATCTCCTCTACATCCCACAAATCTGTTAAGCATGTTCCTCTTAAAGCAGAAATAGAGGATGAAGAAGATGAGGAGCATTCCATCGATAAGGTAATTTTGAATATAGGGACTAAAAAGACAGAGGAACCACTTATACCAGTAGTGGAGGAAATCGAGAATAAGGAAGTTCTTATTGATAGCTCAGATTTGCTAGGAGTGAATGATTTCGAGAATGAGGAATTAATTCATCTTCCGAAGCCACTTTCTCTAGCTGATTCTCAAAAAATAGaagatgaaaacaaaaaattgaaggCAATTATTTTAGATGCTGTTAAGCAAAG AAAAGAGAAAAGTAACTTAGAGGCAGAGAAGCTGAAGGAAATACAAGTGGAACTGGCAAAATTAGATGAAATTGTTGGAAGTGATGTTAAGATCATTCGTAAGGATATTGAGGGTGTGACACAACATTTAAGTGAGGCTAG AAAACGCTTTGAACGAGTCGAAAAAGAGTATGTAAAAGCAAAACTAGATTTACATCGTCATGAGGaacgtaaaaataatttaacggATTACTTGTGCTTTATTATAACGGAGAACGAAACTCGAAAATCCGAGAGACTTCGTTTGCTTATGAAGGAACTCAACTTTTAA